A section of the Verrucomicrobiota bacterium genome encodes:
- a CDS encoding amidohydrolase: MGWGVLSKPRRLIALRRIPARFTLEAYGFTGHTHRHCWRFPEDFSADFIRQAQRARGGQPVDLRVRFEDYAASAPADTRTIVFGGKARLSGLWVDDRHVADYVAAHPDRLIGFLSVDPTQDGWERELRAGHEELGLRGIKLLPMYAGFSMDDPRLAPLWRYAEQRGLPVLLHAGTTFIAQAPLAFTLPRLIEPVALKFPGVKIILAHLGHPYEAECVVTIRKHDNVFADVSALHYRPFQLYHSLMLAQEYGVWHKLLFGTDYPFTTVNASIEGLRKLNDMLEGTKLPRLDVNQIEAMIHRDSLKLLGLEK; the protein is encoded by the coding sequence ATGGGCTGGGGGGTGCTGTCAAAGCCCCGAAGGTTGATTGCGTTGCGACGAATTCCTGCGCGATTCACCTTGGAAGCATACGGTTTCACCGGCCACACCCACCGGCACTGCTGGCGGTTCCCGGAGGACTTCTCCGCCGACTTCATCCGGCAGGCGCAGCGGGCGCGGGGCGGGCAGCCGGTGGACTTGCGCGTGCGGTTCGAGGACTACGCGGCCAGCGCGCCGGCGGACACGCGCACCATCGTCTTCGGCGGCAAGGCGCGCCTGAGCGGCTTGTGGGTGGATGACCGCCACGTCGCGGACTACGTCGCCGCGCATCCGGACCGGCTCATCGGCTTCCTCTCCGTGGACCCGACGCAGGACGGCTGGGAGCGCGAGCTGCGGGCGGGCCACGAGGAACTCGGCCTGCGCGGCATCAAGCTCCTGCCGATGTATGCCGGCTTCAGCATGGACGACCCGCGCCTGGCCCCGCTCTGGCGCTACGCCGAGCAACGCGGCCTGCCCGTGCTGCTTCACGCGGGCACGACCTTCATCGCCCAGGCACCGCTGGCCTTCACGCTGCCGCGCCTCATCGAGCCGGTCGCGCTGAAATTCCCCGGCGTCAAAATCATCCTCGCGCACCTCGGCCATCCCTACGAAGCCGAGTGCGTCGTCACGATTCGCAAGCACGACAACGTCTTCGCCGACGTGAGCGCGCTGCACTACCGGCCCTTCCAGCTCTACCACAGCCTGATGCTCGCGCAGGAATACGGCGTGTGGCACAAGCTCCTCTTCGGCACCGACTACCCGTTCACGACGGTGAACGCGTCGATCGAGGGCCTCCGCAAACTCAACGACATGCTCGAAGGCACGAAGCTCCCGCGCCTCGACGTGAACCAAATCGAGGCGATGATCCACCGCGACAGTTTGAAGCTGCTGGGGCTGGAGAAGTAA
- a CDS encoding glycosyltransferase family 2 protein yields MSILVIPCFIRAQSDVDCLHRLLDSVRGQSKPFEKVYVVDDASPLKYEVGRHSVEHIVLESNGGPARARNVAINRALEDKAEHILFTDHDCILETDWNAEMTSFLIRTEFAAVGGMTYSWGKTLLDYYHDINGTLAGKWLLPDRKELWYMPSLNFGMKAFAAEQFPFDERFPSAAGEDVDLCLRLRSKYKIGFCPTAKLWHDYGYKSTITGFARFVRLFKKYKSSSATLYEGHTVLMWDSSESIYEGNIHEPRLQV; encoded by the coding sequence ATGAGCATTCTAGTCATTCCATGCTTCATCCGAGCCCAATCGGACGTGGATTGCCTACACAGGCTGCTCGACAGCGTTCGGGGCCAGTCGAAGCCGTTTGAGAAGGTTTACGTGGTGGACGATGCGAGCCCGCTTAAGTATGAAGTCGGTCGTCACTCCGTGGAGCATATTGTTCTCGAAAGTAACGGCGGGCCAGCCCGAGCGAGGAACGTCGCTATCAACAGGGCCTTGGAGGATAAGGCGGAACACATATTGTTCACCGACCACGACTGCATTCTCGAAACGGATTGGAACGCGGAGATGACATCATTCTTGATCCGGACGGAGTTCGCAGCCGTTGGAGGCATGACTTACTCGTGGGGCAAGACCTTGTTGGACTACTATCACGACATCAACGGCACGCTCGCGGGCAAATGGCTGCTGCCGGACAGGAAGGAGCTTTGGTATATGCCTTCGCTGAACTTTGGCATGAAGGCCTTCGCAGCCGAGCAGTTTCCGTTCGATGAGAGGTTTCCGAGCGCCGCAGGCGAGGACGTGGACCTCTGCCTGCGCCTTCGCAGCAAATACAAGATCGGTTTCTGCCCAACCGCGAAACTCTGGCACGATTACGGATACAAGAGCACCATCACGGGCTTTGCACGGTTCGTGCGCCTGTTCAAAAAATACAAAAGTTCAAGCGCCACACTTTACGAAGGGCACACCGTGCTGATGTGGGACTCATCCGAATCCATCTACGAGGGAAACATCCATGAGCCTCGTTTACAGGTTTAA
- a CDS encoding radical SAM protein, whose translation MSLVYRFKANHPNFTHTLQDYVGEMVPFARRVKNPLLVAPLVLLKSIEWSIYRWHKTPLRRLYGIKSNELIYMITNACNDRCPKCGIWERPEPKNQHLMINHFITCLKRLHHNLYQVTLTGGEPLLFKRDVVLIAEEARKLGVPMVTVTNARLLDETFLTHYKELGHILVISIDSVERSKWNEFRGTVSFDIVMPKILLAKRILGDQLRIQSVLSKESEKEIPKVAEWCRQHGLQHNVQLYQDFGAYNWNNAVTPKEMVDDGTPCAARKNICIYPNGDVVKCFDHRRIPLAKEPLGNIAKQDIIE comes from the coding sequence ATGAGCCTCGTTTACAGGTTTAAGGCCAACCACCCGAATTTTACCCATACGCTCCAAGATTACGTCGGAGAAATGGTGCCATTTGCTAGGCGGGTGAAGAACCCGCTCCTCGTCGCCCCGCTGGTATTGCTGAAGTCAATCGAGTGGAGCATCTATCGTTGGCACAAGACGCCGCTCCGCAGGCTCTACGGGATCAAGAGCAACGAACTGATCTACATGATCACCAATGCCTGCAACGACCGCTGTCCGAAATGTGGCATCTGGGAGCGGCCGGAACCCAAGAACCAGCACTTGATGATCAACCATTTCATCACCTGCCTGAAGCGGCTCCATCACAACCTGTATCAGGTGACGCTGACCGGCGGTGAGCCTTTGCTGTTCAAGCGAGACGTCGTGCTCATCGCCGAAGAGGCCAGGAAACTCGGCGTGCCGATGGTGACTGTCACCAACGCGCGGTTGCTGGATGAGACGTTCCTCACACACTACAAGGAACTGGGCCACATTCTGGTCATCTCGATTGATTCAGTGGAGAGGAGCAAGTGGAACGAATTCAGGGGCACCGTGAGCTTTGACATCGTCATGCCGAAGATTCTGCTGGCGAAGCGGATTTTGGGTGATCAGTTGCGCATCCAATCCGTGCTTTCCAAGGAGTCAGAGAAGGAAATCCCGAAAGTCGCCGAGTGGTGCCGGCAGCATGGGTTGCAGCACAATGTCCAACTGTATCAGGACTTCGGAGCCTACAACTGGAACAACGCGGTCACTCCGAAGGAGATGGTGGACGACGGGACTCCCTGCGCGGCGAGGAAAAACATCTGCATCTACCCAAACGGCGACGTGGTGAAATGCTTCGATCACCGCCGAATCCCACTCGCCAAAGAGCCGCTTGGCAACATCGCCAAGCAAGACATCATTGAG
- a CDS encoding D-aminoacylase gives MKALLGLFSLAAATSLHAAPYDLLLRNGRVADGSGNPAYFADVAVRDGRIAAIGKLAGDAKRTVDCKGHFIAPGFVDVHTHAEGIEDLPLAENFVRMGVTTLVLGNCGGSKLDLDAYFKELEATNISANVCSLIGHNTVRSSAMGGSFMRPPNADELTKMKSLVEKAMKDGAVGLSTGLIYLPGSFAKTDEIAALARVAAARDGIYSSHMRHEDTRIQSALEELFTIAREAGIRANISHIKLSGKAAWGRTAEVLAAIERARAAGLDITQDQYLYPASSTSISTLIPGEFREGGSKEFSERLADPRKKAEMVAAMKKAMLARGHESYDYVAIASYRRNAQLNGLRLPEAAKKVRGSATLDDQIELVLDIQNHGGCSCVFFGMDEQDLQKYLAHPNTMFASDSGVRKFGEGVPHPRGYGNNARVLGRYVRELKLLTPEDAVRRMSSLPATTFRLNDRGFIRVGAWADLVVFNPATVKDNATFESPHHYATGFKLVTVNGVPVVEDDQHTQARPGKCLRHEPAR, from the coding sequence ATGAAAGCCCTCCTCGGACTGTTCTCGCTCGCCGCGGCCACTTCGCTCCACGCCGCCCCTTACGACCTGCTGCTTCGCAACGGGCGCGTCGCCGACGGCTCGGGAAATCCAGCTTACTTCGCGGACGTCGCCGTGAGGGACGGCCGCATCGCCGCCATCGGGAAACTGGCCGGGGACGCGAAGCGCACGGTGGATTGCAAGGGGCACTTCATCGCGCCGGGTTTCGTGGACGTCCACACGCACGCCGAGGGCATCGAGGACTTGCCGCTCGCGGAGAATTTCGTGCGCATGGGCGTGACCACGCTGGTGCTCGGCAACTGCGGCGGCTCCAAGCTCGACCTCGACGCCTACTTCAAGGAGCTCGAAGCCACAAACATCTCCGCAAACGTCTGCTCGCTCATCGGCCACAACACCGTGCGCTCGTCCGCGATGGGCGGGAGCTTCATGCGCCCGCCGAACGCCGACGAACTCACGAAGATGAAATCGCTCGTCGAGAAGGCCATGAAGGACGGCGCGGTCGGCTTGAGCACGGGGCTCATCTATTTGCCGGGGTCATTCGCGAAGACGGACGAGATCGCGGCGCTTGCGCGCGTGGCGGCCGCGCGCGACGGCATCTACTCGAGCCACATGCGGCATGAGGACACGCGCATTCAGTCCGCGCTTGAGGAGCTCTTCACCATCGCGCGCGAGGCGGGCATCCGGGCGAACATCTCGCACATCAAGCTGAGCGGGAAGGCCGCCTGGGGCCGCACGGCCGAGGTGCTCGCGGCGATCGAACGGGCGCGCGCCGCCGGGCTCGACATCACGCAGGACCAGTATCTTTATCCCGCGAGCAGCACGAGCATCAGCACGCTCATTCCCGGCGAGTTCCGCGAGGGCGGGTCGAAGGAGTTTTCCGAGCGCCTCGCCGACCCGCGGAAGAAGGCCGAAATGGTGGCCGCGATGAAGAAGGCGATGCTCGCCCGCGGGCACGAGAGCTACGACTACGTCGCCATCGCCAGCTACCGGCGCAACGCGCAGCTCAACGGGCTTCGGCTGCCCGAGGCCGCAAAAAAGGTGCGCGGTTCCGCGACGCTCGACGACCAGATCGAGCTCGTGCTCGACATCCAGAACCACGGCGGCTGCTCGTGCGTGTTCTTCGGCATGGATGAGCAGGACTTGCAGAAGTATCTCGCCCACCCGAACACCATGTTCGCGAGCGACAGCGGCGTGCGGAAGTTCGGCGAGGGCGTCCCGCACCCGCGCGGCTACGGCAACAACGCGCGCGTGCTCGGCCGCTACGTGCGCGAATTGAAACTGCTCACGCCCGAGGATGCCGTGCGTCGCATGAGTTCCCTCCCGGCGACGACGTTTCGCTTGAATGACCGCGGCTTCATCCGCGTTGGCGCATGGGCGGACCTTGTGGTCTTCAATCCCGCGACCGTGAAGGACAACGCGACCTTTGAATCGCCGCATCACTACGCCACCGGGTTCAAGCTCGTCACGGTCAATGGCGTTCCGGTCGTCGAGGACGACCAGCACACGCAGGCGCGGCCCGGGAAATGTCTCCGTCATGAGCCTGCCAGGTAG